GAAGGGGGAGGGTACTATGAAAGCTCATGTATGGAAAATTATCGCCATGATTGGGGCACTTATTCTAATAGTTAACATAATCTATTTCGGTGTTGAGATGCATAATATCAACAACCAAAATACCTGGTTCCTTCGCGAGATGCAGCTGCAGTTTGAAGATATGCCGGAAGAAACATACCAGGCAGCTTTGCCAACGTATATGAGTTTGGCAAAACACAGTGCTGTCAGCGGATTTGCTTACAGAATGATTTTTGTTGTCGGGGTCACAGTGTTGGGTGTTGGGTTGACCAAATACAGGGAACGGAATTTAGATAAACCTGTAACGCTCATTTTATTGAAAGTGTTATTCTTCTTTATGTATTTGATCGGTTTTGCGTTCGTTGGTAATCGAGTGCTGATGCTCTCAGGATTTGCAGTATTAGTAGCCAGTGTCTTTGTTTTTGTTTGTTCTCTGGTTTTGGCGCAAGTGACAGTTAATTATATCGCCCGTCCCATGGACTGAAAGTGCATGCGGAAACTAGGGCTGTACAGCAAAGTGCAAGAGATGTGGTATTTCTTGCACTTTTTCGTGTCTCACTATCCTTGCAGGCAGACTAACGATACTATCCAAGGTTGCAGCTCCATGGCCTGCTATGTTTTTTGTAGTTACTATCGGGCTATTGATACACTGGGCAGAAATAGAGCTAAAAGTAGTAACAATACTATGCAGGCAACGGCTAATTTTATGTGACTATTCTCAGTCAATGTAACAATCAACCCCTTTAAAATATACGACAGCTGTCGAAACCCTTAATACTCTTAGTGTAATTTTACAGGTTATTCCCCAGGGTAACCTAAAGCTAACCTAAAGTTTAGCTAAAGTTTACCTAAAGTTTGCAAAAACCTCCTAGCGCTCACGCCTTTTCTGTCTGTTATCCCGTGGTTTGGCGTTGTCGGGACCGGACGCGTCAGGTTCGTCGTTGCCGGGACCATTTTTAGGCACATCTTTGTGTTCTCGAATCGCTCTGTTGATCTCTCCGGCCGACTTGTTTAGCCATTCTTCAACATTTATATCTCCGGGGTCACCCGCATTTTCTTGAAGTCTTTCAACCAAGTGTAATTTCCCGGGACTAACGGCTAACTCTCTTGCGTGTTCATAGTCTGTTTTGCTAATAGTTAATGTAATAACTTCGGCATCTCGGTTATTGTTACTGAGCTTGTTTTGTATGCAATGTTTTAGTCTTACCGCCAGTGCGGAGGATTTTTGCTCCCGGGGCATTGAGGCAGTAATGAGAATGCTATTGGCTTCATCCGCAGAGATTAAATCCTGCTCAACTAATTTTTCTGTGGTCAGTGCAACCGCCCGGTCAATTGACTTGTTTTTTACGCTTAACAGGGCGAGTAAGTCCTCTCCAGCCGGGTTTATTGCTTGGGCAGCGATGACCCGGTCAAAAATATTAATTGAATATTCAATTGAAGGGTTAATATCAATAGTCACATATCCAGAAGGGGTAAAATAGGAAAGGACACCGACGATGACGAAAGCTAAAACAGCGGCAGCGCTAATGCCCAGCTTTAGTAGTGGTGAATTGGCTTGCTTCCGGGGTTGTAGGATTACAGTTTCGCCCACCCGATAATCTTTGGCTTTAACTTTTTGGACGTCACCATTCTCGGTGAGAACAGCTGCATGATTATCCTTCACCGCCAAGACGATCCCTTTCATTTTACTGCCCCTCTTCAATAAATTTAAGATATTCACTGAGAATCGGGTACGACCCGTCTAGGATTTCCACTGCCGTTATTATAAACTTTCGATGACGCTCCAAAAGTTTACGAGGTATGGTCAAACCTTTTTGTATTTCCTTTAACGGGAGCATTTTGGATTCTCTTAGCTTGTTAAGCTGGTCCTGGTTGCGT
Above is a window of Bacillota bacterium DNA encoding:
- a CDS encoding anti-sigma factor domain-containing protein, with product MKGIVLAVKDNHAAVLTENGDVQKVKAKDYRVGETVILQPRKQANSPLLKLGISAAAVLAFVIVGVLSYFTPSGYVTIDINPSIEYSINIFDRVIAAQAINPAGEDLLALLSVKNKSIDRAVALTTEKLVEQDLISADEANSILITASMPREQKSSALAVRLKHCIQNKLSNNNRDAEVITLTISKTDYEHARELAVSPGKLHLVERLQENAGDPGDINVEEWLNKSAGEINRAIREHKDVPKNGPGNDEPDASGPDNAKPRDNRQKRRER